In Erigeron canadensis isolate Cc75 chromosome 1, C_canadensis_v1, whole genome shotgun sequence, a single window of DNA contains:
- the LOC122583307 gene encoding ATP synthase subunit alpha, chloroplastic-like, with protein MAGELVEFEEGTIGIALNLESTNVGVVLMGDGLLIQEGSSVKATGRIAQIPVSEAFLGRVVNALAKPIDGRGEISSDEYRLIESSAPGIISRRSVYEPLQTGLIAIDAMIPIGRGLEH; from the coding sequence ATGGCGGGTGAATTAGTAGAATTTGAAGAAGGTACGATAGGCATTGCTCTTAATTTGGAATCAACTAATGTTGGCGTTGTATTAATGGGTGATGGTTTGCTGATACAAGAAGGGAGTTCTGTAAAAGCAACAGGAAGAATTGCTCAGATACCAGTGAGTGAGGCCTTTTTGGGTCGTGTTGTAAACGCCCTGGCTAAACCAATTGATGGTAGAGGTGAAATTTCATCAGATGAATATAGGTTAATTGAATCGTCCGCTCCGGGGATTATTTCTCGACGTTCTGTATATGAGCCTCTTCAAACAGGGCTTATTGCTATTGATGCAATGATTCCCATAGGACGTG